Proteins from a genomic interval of Streptomyces sp. NBC_00820:
- the rodA gene encoding rod shape-determining protein RodA, with protein MTGNSFSVSGYGPERAGWTRIFARDSLARRLDWPILLAAVALSLIGSLLVFSATRNRTEINQGDPYYFLLRHLMNTGIGLALMIATVWLGHRALRNAVPILYGLSVFGILAVLTPLGSTVNGAHSWIVLGGGFSLQPSEFVKITIILGMAMLLSARVDAGDKKYPDHRTVLQSLGLAAVPIAIVLLMPDLGSVMVMVIIILGVLLASGASNRWVFGLLAAGASGAIAVWQLHILDAYQINRFAAFANPDLDPAGVGYNTNQARIAIGSGGLTGSGLFHGSQTTGQFVPEQQTDFVFTVAGEELGFLGAGLIILLLGVVLWRACRIARDSTELYGTVVAAGIVAWFAFQAFENVGMTLGIMPVTGLPLPFVSYGGSSMFAVWVAVGLLQSIKAQRPMSA; from the coding sequence ATGACCGGCAACAGCTTCTCCGTCTCCGGATACGGCCCCGAGCGGGCCGGCTGGACCAGGATCTTCGCCCGCGACTCCCTGGCCCGCCGGCTCGACTGGCCGATACTGCTGGCGGCCGTCGCGCTGTCACTGATCGGCTCACTGCTGGTGTTCTCGGCGACACGCAACCGCACCGAGATCAACCAGGGCGACCCGTACTACTTCCTGCTCCGGCACCTCATGAACACCGGCATCGGGCTCGCCCTGATGATCGCCACCGTCTGGCTCGGCCACCGCGCCCTGCGCAACGCCGTACCGATCCTCTACGGCCTGTCCGTCTTCGGCATCCTCGCCGTGCTCACCCCGCTCGGCTCCACCGTCAACGGCGCCCACTCCTGGATCGTGCTCGGCGGCGGCTTCTCGCTCCAGCCCTCCGAGTTCGTGAAGATCACGATCATCCTGGGCATGGCGATGCTGCTCTCGGCACGGGTGGACGCCGGCGACAAGAAGTACCCCGACCACCGCACGGTCCTGCAGTCCCTCGGCCTCGCCGCCGTACCGATCGCGATCGTGCTGCTCATGCCCGACCTCGGATCGGTCATGGTGATGGTCATCATCATCCTGGGCGTCCTGCTCGCCTCCGGCGCCTCCAACCGCTGGGTCTTCGGCCTGCTCGCCGCGGGCGCCAGCGGCGCGATCGCCGTCTGGCAGCTGCACATCCTGGACGCCTACCAGATCAACCGCTTCGCGGCCTTCGCCAACCCCGACCTCGACCCCGCCGGCGTCGGCTACAACACCAACCAGGCCCGCATCGCCATCGGTTCCGGCGGCCTGACCGGCTCCGGCCTGTTCCACGGCTCGCAGACCACCGGCCAGTTCGTCCCCGAACAGCAGACGGACTTCGTCTTCACGGTCGCGGGGGAGGAGCTGGGCTTCCTCGGCGCGGGCCTGATAATCCTCCTCCTCGGCGTCGTCCTGTGGCGCGCCTGCCGCATCGCCCGCGACTCCACCGAGCTGTACGGCACGGTCGTCGCCGCCGGAATCGTCGCCTGGTTCGCCTTCCAGGCCTTCGAGAACGTCGGCATGACCCTCGGCATCATGCCGGTCACCGGCCTGCCCCTGCCGTTCGTGTCGTACGGCGGTTCATCGATGTTCGCCGTATGGGTGGCAGTGGGGCTCCTGCAGTCCATCAAGGCACAGCGGCCGATGTCCGCGTGA
- a CDS encoding TIGR03936 family radical SAM-associated protein codes for MQRIRLRYTKRGRLRFTSHRDFQRAFERALRRAGVPMAYSAGFTPHPKVSYANAAPTGTGSEAEYLEIALTQARDPETLRALLDESLPTGLDIVDAVEARTSGLADRLTASVWELRLDGVDPADVRRAVEAFDQADTVEVQRMTKNGVRTFDARPAVARLETHDSPADRPTDQPCAILRLVVRHVTPAVRPDDVLSGLRAVADLAPPVPAAVTRLAQGLFDEETGTVTDPLAPDREAAEAVKAAPAAAATAPDGSA; via the coding sequence GTGCAGCGCATTCGACTGCGTTACACCAAGCGCGGCCGCCTCCGGTTCACCAGCCACCGTGACTTCCAGCGCGCTTTCGAGCGTGCGCTGCGCCGCGCCGGGGTACCCATGGCGTACTCGGCGGGGTTCACGCCGCATCCGAAGGTGTCGTACGCCAATGCCGCACCCACCGGCACCGGCAGTGAGGCGGAGTACCTGGAGATCGCGCTGACCCAGGCGCGTGATCCCGAGACCCTGCGTGCCCTCCTCGACGAGTCGCTGCCCACCGGGCTCGACATCGTCGACGCGGTCGAGGCGCGGACCTCGGGTCTCGCCGACCGGCTCACCGCCTCCGTCTGGGAGCTGCGGCTGGACGGCGTCGACCCTGCCGACGTCCGGCGCGCGGTCGAGGCCTTCGATCAGGCCGACACCGTCGAGGTGCAGCGCATGACCAAGAACGGCGTCCGCACCTTCGACGCCCGCCCGGCTGTCGCGCGACTGGAAACGCACGATTCGCCTGCTGATAGGCCGACCGACCAGCCCTGTGCGATACTGCGGCTGGTTGTTCGGCACGTGACGCCTGCCGTACGACCCGACGACGTCCTGTCCGGTCTCCGCGCCGTGGCCGACCTGGCGCCGCCGGTCCCCGCAGCGGTGACCAGGCTGGCGCAGGGGCTGTTCGATGAAGAGACCGGCACGGTGACCGATCCGCTCGCGCCCGACCGCGAGGCAGCCGAGGCCGTGAAGGCCGCACCGGCTGCCGCCGCGACGGCGCCGGACGGTTCCGCGTAG
- a CDS encoding TIGR03960 family B12-binding radical SAM protein: MSVESVFPQLEALLPHVQKPIQYVGGELNSTVKPWDDCDVRWALMYPDAYEVGLPNQGVMILYEVLNEQQGVLAERTYSVWPDLEALMREHQVPQFTVDSHRPVKAFDVFGLSFSTELGYTNMLTALDLAGIPLESKDRTIDDPIVLAGGHAAFNPEPIADFIDAAIIGDGEQAVLDMTKIIREWKAEGRPGGREEVLFRLAKTGSVYIPAFYDVEYLADGRIARVVPNKSGVPWRVSKHTVMDLDEWPYPKQPLVPLAETVHERMSVEIFRGCTRGCRFCQAGMITRPVRERSITGIGDMVEKGLKATGFEEVGLLSLSSADHSEIGDIAKGLADRYTEDKIGLSLPSTRVDAFNVDLANELTRNGRRSGLTFAPEGGSERMRKVINKMVSEEDLIRTVATAYGNGWRQVKLYFMCGLPTETDEDVLQIADMAMNVIQKGREVSGQGDIRCTVSIGGFVPKPHTPFQWAPQLSAEQTDARLEKLRDKIRGDKKYGRSIGFRYHDGKPGIVEGLLSRGDRRTGAVIRAVYEDGGRFDGWREHFSYDRWMACADKALAPFGIDVDWYTTRERTYEEVLPWDHLDSGLDKDWLWEDWQDALDETEVEDCRWTPCFDCGVCPQMDTHIQIGPTGKKLLPLTVKNAAPAPAASGHAH, from the coding sequence ATGTCTGTCGAGTCGGTCTTCCCGCAGCTCGAAGCTCTGCTCCCGCATGTGCAGAAGCCGATCCAGTACGTCGGCGGAGAGCTCAACTCCACGGTCAAGCCCTGGGACGACTGTGACGTCCGCTGGGCGCTCATGTACCCGGACGCCTACGAGGTCGGCCTGCCCAACCAGGGCGTCATGATCCTCTACGAGGTGCTGAACGAGCAGCAGGGCGTCCTCGCCGAGCGCACGTACAGCGTGTGGCCGGACCTGGAGGCGCTGATGCGCGAGCACCAGGTGCCCCAGTTCACGGTGGACAGCCACCGCCCCGTGAAGGCCTTCGACGTGTTCGGACTGTCCTTCTCCACGGAGCTGGGCTACACCAACATGCTCACCGCCCTGGACCTGGCCGGCATCCCGCTGGAGTCCAAGGACCGCACGATCGACGACCCGATCGTCCTCGCGGGCGGCCACGCGGCCTTCAACCCCGAGCCGATCGCGGACTTCATCGACGCGGCGATCATCGGCGACGGCGAGCAGGCCGTGCTCGACATGACGAAGATCATCCGCGAGTGGAAGGCGGAGGGCCGCCCCGGCGGCCGCGAGGAGGTCCTCTTCCGCCTCGCGAAGACGGGCAGCGTCTACATCCCGGCGTTCTACGACGTCGAGTACCTCGCCGACGGCCGTATCGCCCGCGTGGTCCCCAACAAGTCCGGCGTGCCGTGGCGCGTGTCCAAGCACACCGTCATGGACCTGGACGAGTGGCCGTACCCCAAGCAGCCCCTGGTCCCGCTCGCCGAGACCGTCCACGAGCGCATGTCGGTGGAGATCTTCCGCGGCTGCACCCGTGGCTGCCGCTTCTGCCAGGCGGGCATGATCACCCGTCCGGTGCGTGAGCGTTCGATCACCGGCATCGGCGACATGGTCGAGAAGGGCCTCAAGGCGACCGGCTTCGAAGAGGTCGGCCTCCTCTCGCTCTCCTCCGCGGACCACAGCGAGATCGGCGACATCGCCAAGGGCCTGGCCGACCGCTACACGGAAGACAAGATCGGCCTCTCCCTCCCCTCGACCCGCGTCGACGCCTTCAACGTCGACCTGGCCAACGAGCTGACCCGCAACGGCCGGCGTTCGGGCCTCACCTTCGCCCCCGAGGGCGGCTCCGAGCGCATGCGCAAGGTCATCAACAAGATGGTCTCGGAGGAGGACCTGATCCGCACGGTCGCGACGGCCTACGGCAACGGCTGGCGCCAGGTGAAGCTGTACTTCATGTGCGGCCTGCCCACCGAGACCGACGAGGACGTCCTCCAGATCGCCGACATGGCGATGAACGTGATCCAGAAGGGCCGCGAGGTCTCCGGCCAGGGCGACATCCGCTGCACGGTGTCGATCGGCGGCTTCGTCCCCAAGCCCCACACCCCCTTCCAGTGGGCGCCCCAGCTCTCCGCCGAGCAGACGGACGCCCGCCTGGAGAAGCTCCGCGACAAGATCCGCGGCGACAAGAAGTACGGCCGCTCCATCGGCTTCCGCTACCACGACGGCAAGCCCGGCATCGTCGAGGGCCTGCTCTCGCGCGGCGACCGCCGCACCGGCGCCGTGATCCGCGCCGTCTACGAGGACGGCGGCCGCTTCGACGGCTGGCGCGAGCACTTCTCCTACGACCGCTGGATGGCCTGCGCCGACAAGGCGCTCGCCCCCTTCGGCATCGACGTCGACTGGTACACCACCCGCGAGCGCACCTACGAGGAGGTCCTGCCCTGGGACCACCTCGACTCCGGCCTGGACAAGGACTGGCTCTGGGAGGACTGGCAGGACGCCCTCGACGAGACCGAGGTCGAGGACTGCCGCTGGACCCCGTGCTTCGACTGCGGCGTGTGCCCGCAGATGGACACCCACATCCAGATCGGCCCGACGGGCAAGAAGCTGCTGCCGCTGACGGTCAAGAACGCGGCCCCGGCCCCTGCGGCGAGCGGTCACGCGCACTGA
- a CDS encoding CYTH and CHAD domain-containing protein has protein sequence MADTKREIERKYESDDSGLPDLTGVGAVANVLDKGLVVLDATYYDTADERLAAASLTLRRRTGGSDAGWHLKFPVAPGIRDEIRAPLSDTVPDEIAALVRARVRGAELIPVVRLRSARDVSHLVDAAGALLAEVSIDTVDAERLNRDGGTAQWTEIEVELADDGDPALLDLVEKRLRKAGVRPSKSPSKLARALRGTGGPRPRRADRAEPVTAGDHVLAYVREQRDTILTCDPAVRRDLPDSVHKMRVATRRTRSAFRAFGAVLDRAVTDPIAAELKWLAGELGLDRDQEVLAERLTSALDALPPDLVAGPVRHRLTSWASARHGRTRGHLLAVLDSARYLALLDTLDALLAEPPLRQKAAGKPDKTLAAAVHKDLAKVSRLVTRALDLPSGADRDLALHDARKKAKRTRYAAEAATPALGGRARALAKSMKSLTSLLGDHQDSVMARHTLRELSAVAHAAGESAFTYGLLYGREEQRATADEAELPELWREIASGIPG, from the coding sequence ATGGCGGATACGAAACGCGAGATCGAGCGCAAGTACGAATCCGACGACAGCGGGCTGCCCGACCTGACCGGCGTCGGCGCGGTGGCGAACGTCCTCGACAAAGGACTCGTCGTACTGGACGCCACCTACTACGACACCGCCGACGAACGGCTGGCCGCCGCCTCCCTCACCCTGCGCCGCCGCACCGGAGGCTCGGACGCCGGCTGGCACCTGAAGTTCCCCGTCGCCCCCGGGATCCGCGACGAGATCCGCGCACCCCTCTCGGACACCGTCCCCGACGAGATCGCCGCACTGGTCCGCGCCCGCGTCCGCGGCGCCGAGCTGATCCCCGTCGTCCGCCTCCGCTCCGCCCGTGACGTGAGCCACCTCGTCGACGCCGCCGGCGCCCTGCTGGCCGAGGTGAGCATCGACACGGTCGACGCCGAGCGGCTCAACCGCGACGGGGGCACCGCCCAGTGGACCGAGATCGAGGTCGAACTGGCCGACGACGGCGACCCGGCCCTCCTCGACCTGGTCGAGAAACGGCTGCGCAAGGCGGGCGTACGCCCCTCCAAGTCGCCGTCCAAACTCGCCCGGGCGCTGCGCGGCACCGGCGGCCCACGCCCCCGCCGCGCCGACCGCGCCGAACCCGTCACCGCGGGCGACCACGTCCTCGCCTACGTCCGCGAACAGCGCGACACGATCCTCACCTGCGACCCGGCCGTCCGCCGGGACCTGCCCGACTCCGTGCACAAGATGCGGGTGGCCACCCGCCGCACGCGCTCGGCCTTCCGCGCCTTCGGCGCCGTCCTCGACCGCGCCGTAACCGACCCGATCGCCGCCGAGCTGAAGTGGCTGGCCGGCGAACTGGGCCTCGACCGCGACCAGGAGGTCCTGGCCGAACGGCTGACGAGCGCCCTCGACGCCCTCCCGCCCGACCTGGTCGCCGGCCCCGTACGCCACCGCCTCACCAGCTGGGCGAGCGCCCGGCACGGCCGCACACGCGGCCACCTCCTCGCCGTACTGGACTCCGCCCGCTACCTCGCCCTCCTCGACACCCTCGACGCCCTCCTCGCCGAGCCGCCCCTGCGTCAGAAGGCGGCCGGGAAGCCGGACAAGACGCTCGCCGCCGCCGTGCACAAGGACCTCGCGAAGGTCTCCCGCCTGGTCACCCGGGCACTGGACCTCCCGTCCGGCGCGGACCGCGACCTCGCGCTGCACGACGCCCGCAAGAAGGCCAAGCGCACCCGCTACGCCGCCGAGGCGGCCACCCCCGCCCTCGGCGGCCGGGCCCGTGCCCTGGCCAAGTCGATGAAGTCCCTCACCAGCCTCCTCGGCGACCACCAGGACAGCGTCATGGCCCGCCACACCCTGCGCGAACTGTCCGCGGTGGCGCACGCGGCGGGGGAGAGCGCGTTCACGTACGGACTGCTGTACGGACGCGAGGAGCAGCGGGCGACGGCGGACGAGGCGGAGCTGCCGGAGCTGTGGCGGGAGATCGCTTCCGGGATCCCCGGCTGA
- a CDS encoding DUF805 domain-containing protein: MHWYVDVLKKYAVFDGRARRQEFWMFTLFSLIISIVLAIVDNAMDSMVLGLVYSLAVLLPSLGVTVRRLHDTGKSGWFVLLCLIPLVGGIILIVFLATEGRPEQNQYGANPKYAQAA, translated from the coding sequence ATGCACTGGTACGTGGACGTACTCAAGAAGTACGCGGTGTTCGACGGCCGCGCCCGCCGGCAGGAATTCTGGATGTTCACGCTGTTCAGCCTGATCATCAGCATCGTGCTGGCGATCGTCGACAACGCCATGGACTCGATGGTGCTCGGCCTCGTCTACAGCCTCGCCGTGCTCCTGCCCTCCCTGGGCGTCACGGTCCGCCGGCTGCACGACACCGGCAAGTCCGGCTGGTTCGTCCTGCTGTGCCTGATCCCGCTGGTCGGCGGGATCATCCTCATCGTCTTCCTCGCCACCGAGGGCAGGCCGGAACAGAACCAGTACGGCGCCAACCCCAAGTACGCCCAGGCCGCCTGA